A single genomic interval of Terriglobales bacterium harbors:
- the modB gene encoding molybdate ABC transporter permease subunit → MDWQAMWLTLKLALIVAAALTVIGLPLAYWLTYSRWRWKFLLEAIVGLPLILPPTVLGFYLLVAFGSQSGLGRWWMELTGHPLAFSFSGLVVGSVIYSLPFAVQPFAASFSAVDKTLLAASATLGAGRWRTFRRVVMPLSVPGIVTGIVLSFAHTVGEFGVVLMIGGNIPGVTRTVSIDIYDRVQAAEYGAANTTSLVLLAFSFIVLALVYGVNRRAWTLSPVK, encoded by the coding sequence ATGGATTGGCAGGCAATGTGGCTGACTTTGAAGCTGGCGCTCATTGTTGCCGCTGCCCTTACGGTGATCGGGCTTCCGCTGGCGTACTGGCTGACGTATTCCCGCTGGCGGTGGAAATTCCTGTTGGAAGCAATCGTGGGACTTCCATTGATTCTGCCGCCGACGGTACTTGGCTTCTATCTGCTGGTGGCCTTCGGGTCGCAGTCAGGCCTGGGGCGATGGTGGATGGAACTAACAGGTCATCCGCTTGCGTTCTCCTTCTCCGGGCTCGTGGTGGGTTCCGTGATCTACAGTCTGCCGTTTGCCGTCCAGCCATTTGCAGCCTCGTTCAGCGCCGTGGACAAAACCTTGCTTGCCGCTTCGGCTACGCTGGGAGCAGGCCGTTGGCGGACGTTCAGACGAGTGGTAATGCCATTAAGCGTTCCCGGAATCGTGACCGGCATCGTGCTGAGCTTCGCCCACACTGTGGGAGAGTTCGGGGTGGTCTTGATGATTGGCGGCAACATTCCGGGCGTGACGCGGACGGTGTCAATCGATATCTACGACCGGGTGCAGGCCGCAGAGTACGGAGCCGCGAACACGACCTCGCTGGTGCTGCTAGCTTTCTCCTTCATAGTGTTGGCATTGGTGTACGGAGTGAATCGAAGGGCATGGACGCTGTCGCCAGTCAAATGA
- the modC gene encoding molybdenum ABC transporter ATP-binding protein codes for MDAVASQMSETSPVLDISVGKLFSGFSLDVSFSVPAGITMLFGASGSGKTSVLNCVAGLLRPDRGTIRLNSDKLFDSQDGTDLPVQRRNIGYVFQDLALFPHLSVEENAGYGLFSMAARDREARVGQVLEAFRIGHLRRSKPNNISGGEQQRVALARALVTDPKALLLDEPLSALDPATKSHIMDDLRDWIRQRRIPVMYVTHSRDEVLALGDRVVAMEKGRIVGEGLPAEVLRAHQHEAVAAWSGLQNIFEGRVVAHHEPQGTMTVRTGEVELEVLLGRKAVGERAVVGISANDVILATAEPLGLSARNVIPGKIIAIEQKSMVAVVSVECGGVKFLAHLTPGAVQSLALTVGAPTWVIVKTHSCFLLAK; via the coding sequence ATGGACGCTGTCGCCAGTCAAATGAGCGAAACATCGCCGGTATTGGACATCTCGGTTGGCAAGTTGTTCAGCGGATTCTCGCTTGACGTGTCCTTTAGCGTGCCAGCCGGCATCACCATGCTGTTCGGCGCCTCGGGTTCGGGTAAAACCTCAGTTCTGAACTGCGTCGCGGGATTATTGCGCCCGGATCGAGGGACGATCCGGCTGAACTCGGACAAACTATTCGATTCGCAGGATGGAACCGACCTTCCAGTACAACGAAGAAACATCGGGTACGTGTTCCAGGACCTGGCGTTGTTCCCGCATTTGAGCGTCGAAGAGAACGCCGGGTATGGATTGTTCTCGATGGCGGCTCGAGACAGGGAAGCGCGGGTGGGGCAGGTACTGGAGGCTTTCCGCATCGGTCATCTGCGACGTAGCAAGCCAAACAACATTTCCGGCGGCGAGCAACAGCGTGTCGCTTTGGCGCGCGCACTGGTCACCGACCCGAAGGCGTTGCTGCTCGACGAGCCATTGTCGGCGCTTGATCCGGCGACCAAGTCGCACATTATGGATGACCTCCGCGACTGGATACGACAGCGACGCATTCCGGTAATGTATGTCACCCATTCGCGCGACGAGGTCCTTGCACTTGGAGACCGCGTCGTCGCCATGGAAAAGGGCAGGATAGTGGGCGAAGGACTGCCGGCAGAGGTGCTGCGTGCACATCAGCATGAGGCGGTAGCGGCGTGGTCAGGACTGCAGAATATTTTCGAGGGAAGGGTTGTTGCGCATCACGAACCGCAAGGCACCATGACGGTTCGCACGGGCGAAGTCGAACTGGAGGTCCTGCTCGGGCGAAAAGCCGTTGGAGAGCGAGCCGTCGTAGGGATCAGCGCCAATGACGTGATTCTTGCGACGGCAGAGCCGCTGGGCCTCAGTGCGCGGAATGTTATTCCGGGAAAGATTATTGCGATCGAGCAGAAAAGCATGGTAGCGGTTGTTTCGGTGGAATGTGGCGGGGTGAAGTTCCTGGCACATTTGACGCCGGGCGCGGTGCAATCGCTGGCGTTAACCGTGGGAGCGCCAACATGGGTGATCGTGAAGACGCACTCGTGCTTCCTGCTGGCGAAATAA
- a CDS encoding DUF4352 domain-containing protein → MPENVPQHPPVTPTPKPKPDDYDRAHVPMSEEFDRARWTLPPVGIVFIALGIVAVVVAIFSYGFRAKPVAAGGIGEVNAVQLQDNTILSAITLTVSNTTEKSWYIKEISATVQTDQGEQTDTAATAVDSERYFQAFPDLGKGTAPILKFDQKINPGQQVTGTIVVSFPITKDQFDARKSLKVTILPFDNRPFTLTK, encoded by the coding sequence ATGCCAGAGAACGTCCCGCAGCATCCGCCGGTAACTCCCACTCCGAAGCCGAAGCCCGACGATTACGACCGCGCCCACGTGCCCATGTCCGAGGAATTCGACCGCGCCCGGTGGACGCTGCCTCCCGTCGGAATTGTCTTCATCGCGCTTGGAATTGTTGCTGTCGTGGTGGCAATTTTCAGTTACGGCTTCCGCGCAAAACCGGTCGCTGCCGGCGGCATCGGCGAGGTTAACGCCGTTCAACTTCAGGACAATACGATCCTGTCGGCGATCACTCTGACGGTCAGCAACACCACCGAAAAGAGCTGGTATATCAAGGAAATCTCAGCGACGGTCCAGACCGACCAGGGCGAACAGACTGACACGGCTGCAACCGCCGTCGACTCGGAACGCTACTTCCAGGCATTCCCTGACTTGGGCAAAGGAACCGCGCCGATTCTCAAATTCGATCAGAAGATCAACCCGGGGCAGCAGGTGACGGGCACGATCGTGGTCAGTTTTCCAATTACGAAGGATCAGTTCGACGCGCGCAAGTCACTGAAGGTGACGATTCTGCCGTTCGACAACCGGCCGTTCACGCTCACAAAGTAA
- a CDS encoding SagB/ThcOx family dehydrogenase: MRRRLFLSVLLFSSFAFAQTTASLPAPQLKGGMSLTEALATRRSIRSLTPTPLTQQELSQLLWSAQGITDSKGHRTAPSARARYFVQIYVATHDGVSQYVPEGHKLRKLTADDVRSRLSQQPTTAAAAAVFIITGDYDRAAQGSSREIASRWVDLEAGHAAQNLLLQATALSLGAVPMGGFDPDAVWKLLSLPTSSRPIYLIPVGHPK, from the coding sequence ATGCGTCGTCGTCTATTTCTTTCCGTCCTACTGTTTTCGTCATTCGCCTTCGCGCAGACCACCGCGTCTCTGCCGGCCCCGCAACTCAAGGGAGGGATGTCTCTTACAGAAGCACTTGCAACGCGCCGCTCAATTCGTTCGTTGACCCCCACGCCGCTGACGCAACAAGAGCTCTCGCAGCTCCTGTGGTCAGCGCAGGGGATCACCGACAGCAAAGGCCACCGCACAGCTCCGTCGGCCCGAGCGAGATACTTCGTTCAGATCTATGTCGCGACGCATGATGGCGTTTCCCAATACGTTCCCGAGGGCCACAAACTCCGGAAGCTAACTGCAGACGATGTTCGCTCCAGGCTCTCGCAACAGCCAACCACGGCGGCAGCCGCAGCGGTATTCATCATCACTGGAGACTACGATCGCGCGGCGCAGGGATCGTCCCGCGAAATCGCGTCGCGCTGGGTCGACCTTGAAGCCGGGCATGCAGCACAGAATCTGTTGCTGCAGGCAACGGCGCTGTCGCTGGGTGCAGTCCCGATGGGCGGGTTTGATCCCGATGCCGTCTGGAAGCTGCTTTCTCTTCCCACGAGCAGCCGTCCCATCTACCTGATTCCGGTGGGACATCCGAAATAA
- a CDS encoding ribonuclease HI family protein codes for MSQFVAYVDGGCHGSPGPSGIGVVIEKPGGERVRIARWIGHQDNNVAEYVALLEALQHAISSKAKALHVFSDSELVVKQMKGEYVCRSPRLYSLNWTCRKLARALEFRIAHISRELNEEANGLAHHAIVNRIV; via the coding sequence ATGTCTCAGTTTGTGGCGTATGTAGATGGCGGTTGTCATGGTAGTCCCGGACCATCGGGCATCGGCGTCGTAATCGAAAAACCAGGCGGCGAGCGCGTCCGCATCGCCAGATGGATCGGCCACCAGGACAACAACGTGGCCGAATATGTAGCCCTTCTCGAAGCCCTTCAGCACGCCATCTCAAGTAAGGCCAAGGCACTGCACGTCTTTTCCGATTCGGAATTGGTCGTAAAACAGATGAAAGGCGAATACGTGTGCCGCTCTCCGAGGCTCTATTCGCTGAACTGGACCTGCCGGAAATTGGCGCGCGCGCTGGAGTTCCGGATCGCCCATATCAGCCGCGAGCTGAATGAAGAGGCGAACGGATTGGCGCATCACGCCATTGTTAATCGTATCGTTTAG
- a CDS encoding GNAT family N-acetyltransferase gives MAATLPSRSPITIEPMTADDWPDVSSIFLEGIATGNATFEILPPNWEEFDRSHLPFCRLVARYDGAIAGWAALARRSRRSAYAGVAELSVYVASWARGKRVGSALISAVIPLSEKYGIWTLQGSIMEENVASLKMVEAAGFRQVGFRERIGKQLGKWRNTILVERRSKVVGID, from the coding sequence ATGGCTGCGACCCTTCCATCCCGTTCTCCGATCACCATTGAACCCATGACGGCAGATGATTGGCCTGACGTCTCCTCGATCTTCCTCGAGGGCATCGCCACCGGAAATGCCACGTTCGAAATCCTTCCGCCCAATTGGGAGGAGTTCGACCGCTCGCATCTTCCCTTCTGCCGGTTGGTCGCGCGCTACGATGGCGCCATAGCTGGTTGGGCGGCGCTGGCCCGCCGTTCGCGTCGAAGCGCGTACGCTGGTGTCGCCGAGTTGAGCGTGTATGTCGCGTCATGGGCGCGTGGTAAACGTGTGGGATCTGCCCTGATTTCAGCGGTTATTCCGCTCTCAGAGAAATATGGCATCTGGACGCTTCAGGGCTCGATTATGGAAGAGAACGTGGCCAGCCTAAAGATGGTAGAGGCCGCAGGGTTCCGCCAGGTCGGTTTCCGCGAGCGTATCGGCAAACAACTCGGCAAATGGCGCAACACAATCCTGGTGGAACGCAGAAGCAAAGTGGTGGGGATCGACTAA
- a CDS encoding cupin domain-containing protein, with the protein MKLKHSRWTDIPLEDLNPLLQRQFVVGGDLMIARVLLKKGCVVPEHSHANEQLTYILEGALKFRIDGREIIVRAGEVLCIPPNMPHEAVALEDTVDLDVFNPPRQDWIEKSDAYLRNKREPV; encoded by the coding sequence ATGAAACTCAAACACTCCCGCTGGACTGACATCCCGCTCGAAGATCTCAATCCTCTTCTCCAGCGCCAATTCGTCGTCGGCGGCGATCTGATGATTGCCCGTGTGCTACTGAAGAAGGGCTGCGTCGTACCCGAGCACAGTCACGCCAACGAACAACTCACTTACATTTTGGAAGGCGCGCTTAAGTTCCGTATTGACGGCAGAGAGATCATCGTCCGTGCCGGCGAGGTTCTTTGCATCCCACCCAACATGCCGCACGAAGCGGTCGCGCTTGAGGACACGGTCGATCTCGACGTCTTCAATCCGCCCCGCCAGGACTGGATTGAAAAGTCGGATGCTTACCTTCGCAACAAGCGCGAACCGGTTTAA